In Stomoxys calcitrans chromosome 2, idStoCalc2.1, whole genome shotgun sequence, the following proteins share a genomic window:
- the LOC106091492 gene encoding putative gustatory receptor 93c: MRLENIVLDENVEWERQVELFLYRLNLYDFKLTILNFFDVGNSMSLAFISGIFTAFSIFTPFAIKDYRIQKFLENRNYAVAN, encoded by the exons ATGAGATTGGAAAATATTGTGCTGGATGAGAATGTCGAGTGGGAGAGACAG GTGGAATTATTTCTGTATCGCCTCAACTTGTATGACTTCAAATTGACTATATTGAATTTTTTCGATGTAGGAAATTCCATGTCGTTGGCCTTTATATCCGGCATTTTCACAGCATTCAGCATTTTCACGCCATTCGCCATAAAGGACTATCGCATACAAAAGTTTTTGGAAAATCGAAATTACGCTGTAGCCAATTGA